In Micromonospora sp. WMMA1363, a genomic segment contains:
- a CDS encoding IS3 family transposase, which produces MIDAAITELTPLIGIRTACRATGRPQANHYRRHRQTPAPPRPGREPRPQPRALSAAERDSVRALLNSPDFADMAPAAVYHTLLDEGVYVASVSSMYRILRAHGEVRERRRHAVHPPKVKPELIADAPNRVWSWDITKLRGPAKRDFYHLYSVIDIYSRYTVAWLLAEREDAALAERLLSDAITKQGVAREQLTIHADRGTSMASKTVAQMMADLGVTKSHSRPRCSNDNPFSEAQFKTLKYRPDFPDRFGSVQDARAHCRAFFTWYNTIHRHSGIGWHTPHDVHHGHARQVRDVRADVLTAAYTRNPERFVRGIPQPPALPTTAWINKPEDTTTQSTNP; this is translated from the coding sequence ATGATCGACGCTGCGATCACCGAACTGACGCCGCTGATCGGCATCCGGACGGCGTGCCGAGCCACCGGCCGGCCGCAGGCCAACCATTACCGCCGGCACCGCCAGACGCCTGCGCCACCGCGGCCGGGGCGTGAACCCAGGCCGCAGCCACGTGCCCTGAGCGCGGCCGAGCGTGACAGCGTCCGGGCGTTGCTCAACAGCCCGGACTTCGCCGACATGGCCCCCGCGGCCGTCTACCACACCCTCCTCGACGAGGGCGTGTACGTGGCGTCGGTGTCGAGCATGTACCGGATCCTGCGTGCCCACGGCGAAGTCAGGGAGCGCCGCCGTCACGCGGTGCACCCGCCGAAGGTCAAGCCCGAACTGATCGCCGACGCCCCCAATCGCGTGTGGTCGTGGGACATCACCAAGCTGCGCGGCCCGGCCAAGCGGGACTTCTACCACCTCTACAGCGTGATCGACATCTACAGCCGTTACACCGTCGCGTGGCTGCTCGCCGAGCGCGAGGACGCCGCCCTGGCCGAACGGCTGCTGTCCGACGCGATCACCAAGCAGGGCGTCGCGCGTGAGCAGTTGACCATCCACGCCGACCGCGGCACCTCAATGGCGTCCAAGACGGTCGCGCAGATGATGGCCGACCTCGGCGTGACCAAGTCCCACTCCCGGCCCAGGTGCAGCAACGACAACCCGTTCTCCGAGGCCCAGTTCAAGACCCTGAAGTACCGGCCCGACTTCCCCGACCGCTTCGGCAGCGTCCAGGACGCCCGAGCTCACTGCCGCGCCTTCTTCACCTGGTACAACACCATCCACCGGCACTCCGGCATCGGCTGGCACACCCCACACGACGTCCACCACGGCCACGCCCGGCAGGTCCGCGATGTCCGCGCCGACGTCCTGACCGCCGCCTACACCCGCAACCCCGAACGATTCGTCCGCGGCATCCCGCAACCACCCGCCCTGCCCACCACCGCGTGGATCAACAAGCCCGAGGACACCACGACTCAGTCAACGAACCCCTGA